cggtCAGAGGCTAGGCGGTTCATCAATAAAGGATTCTTTGTGGCTAGAGGAGAATGCAGTACGACAAAGATGTTTGCACGTCATGACCGCCTCAAGCAATGTTATAACTGCTAACAGATCACAAGCCATAAAGCCTGTCAGTGTGATAGACCACAGGTTTGTAGAAGGTGCACGTAAGAAGGCCATCACCACAGTGTATGCACAGGAATGATTCCGAAATGTATCCCATGTGGTGGCCCCTATAAGTCATACAGCAGAAGCTGTCAGAAGCTCTATCCATCACAACATGAATAACATATTCTGGTTGTTTCAGCTGAATGTCAGAAAGTAAGGGCCAGTATATGATAGCTTGATGAACGATAAGGACATTCAGGATGCAAATTTATTAGCCATCCAAGAACCCCAAGCACAGAGGATCCAAGGTAGGCTATTGATGACACAAATAGGGCACCACAAATGGGTCAAGATGGTGCCTACGACAGAGAGGGAAGGTAGATGGGTGATTCGGAGTATGCTATAGGTGAATAAGGAGGTGGAAGCCGAGCAGGTGCCGATAGACTCCCCAGACGTGACGGCAGCAGTTGTTCAGCTGCCAGATCGTCTGGTCTTCACGGCATCTGTCTACATGCCGAGGAGAGACACCTAAGCTCTATAGGACATATGCGCTAAGCTTTATAGAGCTATTCAAGAGGCGAGACGGAGATTAAGGGGAGCGGTGGATGTAGTGGTTGTTAGTGATTTCAATCGCTACGACCAGGTCTGGGGCGGAGATGATGTAGCAGTGGAGAGATAGGGCGAGGCGGATCCGATTATCGACTTAATGAACGATTTCATGCTCAGAAGCCATCTTCACTGAGGCATAAAGACGTAGCAGAGTGGagattataaaataactGTCGACTTAGTCTTGGCCTCTAAAGAGCTTACAGATGTAAATATCAAATGCGCGATACATAGCACAGAGCACGGATTAGATCATTACACGGTAGAGACAGTGTTCGACATTTCAGTCTTGGCGCTAAAACAGGAAGAAAGACTTCTATTTAAGAACGCACCCTGGAAGGAGATCAATAGTAGGATCACAGACACGCTGAGGAGCAGGCCAGTGGTGAATACAGTGCAGCAGAAAACGGATAGATTGATGTCAGCTGTCTTGTATGCGGTCCAGGCGTTAACGCCCAGAACCAAACCGTCGCCATACGCAAAACGATGGTGGGCTGTagcactgagcgtgcttaaaggaTTAAAGTAAAATGtgttgagcagcagcaaatgtgttgattgattgttctTCTGTgtggggtattccatcccacaggttttactttaaatcacccagcttgattactaagggctgttgttcctAAGGATCATTGAGACCATGCTCGGCCTGCGACACTGTCATAAGCCCTATCTCCTAACAGGCATATATAAATAGCACAGTCCTATCCCTTTCATCCACCTTATATATTCACCGCTAAACATGGCAATAGAAATTGCTGCCAAGTCTTAGTATATTATCCATCCCGCACGGGTTTAAAAAGGCTGGACACGGCCTTTGCGTCGCAGCATAAGCAGCATATAGTCAGTTTACCTAATAAGGCAATCACTAAACGGAAGCAATGAGTAGGTCTAGTAATACCAGACTTTATTAGTTGGATAATCACCCGAAAGTTGCCAATAAGACGAGTTCAAACATGCAAAATTACCATACTTAGGTCTCTCAAtctaattttattttatttgACTACAGCAACAAACTCCTTCCAGTGAGCTTGATTTCTCTAACTCTGTTTCTTAACTGCCTTACCGTCGCTCATGCCAGTAATTCCATGGCTCAAAAGCAAAAGTGCAGTCTCACTCAAGTCAAAAATACATACGATCCACTACAACCCCAATCATCTGAAGTCCAGATTCTTTCAAGTCTCCCTTGGCGGGCCATGGCAAAGCCCACTCCGCTAATGCCTGCCAGGTCGGAGAGCAGCAGTGCAAACTGCAACAGCCTCCATACTGTGATAACTTTCGAGTATCGGGGAATAGCAGCGGACAGAAAAGCAACAGCTAATGCAAGACCGCCACTCtggtggaagaggaagacttAATCTAGGTCGTATTTTGAGTTGGGGGCCATTGAGGTCACTGCGCTAATTGCATCGATGAAGCTTAGATATGCTCCTCCAAGAGCAATAATAGGATGGATCCATTTTAAGAAGAAAGTATAAAATTTAAAGGTTTTGCTGTCAGTAGTTAACATGTTGGTTGTAGGAATTTAGAGAGTTGTTTAATTAGTGTTTTGCAAAGAAGATTGTTTCTGAGTCTGTGGATGTAGTGTTTGAATGAATATTTCTCTTGTTACGGTTTCGGGACACCTGGGTGGCTTATATAGAACGAGTACTGTAGTGAATTTCTTGGGTGGTAAGCATTAGGAAAGCAGTCAATAGTCCGTCGGGTTAATTATGGTGGTTTGACCACTCGGTCATTTCCAAAAGTCCGTTATCCCGTAAGATTTTAATTTAGGGTTGTGAAGGATTTAGGCAATCACTAATGTTATACCCAGCTATGATAAGCTTTGTGGAGCCTTTATGATTTATGCTTATGCCGTACCTGCTTTAGGccacaagaacaagagcaagaacaaTAAGAGAACTTTAGTTAATTTCCTTTTAAGAGGCATGGGTAGATATGCATAGACGAGGAGGCTATAAGTTTACTATAAAACAACAGTTGTATAACCTTAAGATGCTGAAACGCCATTATGCTGAGCAAGGGGAACCGTGACTCTGCCTATCTTGAACTTATATTCTTCCTACTTTGGCGATCCAGATTTAATCTCTTGCTTCAGCCTTCTCTTATTAAAAACTTCTATCACATGGTTCCGCATATTATACCTTCAGAGAGTCAGTAAAGAGTAGTCTACTTTAGATCTCAAGCACAACTTACAAATTCATCTCGTCGATAGTTAGTTTACCATCCTCATTTGCAACATTATAGACCTTGGTGTCTGTGTTACTAGAAAAGCCTGTGAATAGTTGTCAGTATCTACATCCAAGATCCCAGTATCAGCTCGAAAGCTCTCACCAATTCGCTCGTTGATGTTCTCTCGGGCTCTTGCCGATGCAGCCTGGACCTTGGTAGCCCTGGGCCTGCGAACCTCCTCGAATACTCTAAGAGATTCACGGATGTCGCCTTTAAAGTGCTCTTTGCTGAAAACAAGACCAATTGCGGCTGCGTCTTCGATGGCCTGGCACGCGCCCTGACTTTGATCCGGCATcatcttttccttctcttaGTGCATGAAATATAGAGGCAGAAGAGCATTAAAGTTGAAACAAACGTGACTTACCGGATGAGCAGCATCCCCCATAATGCAGGAAATACCCTTCGTCCAGTGATCATAGGGCTCATGGAGCCACAGTCGCCAGGGGCGGATCTCATACCCAATCTCAAGATGCTTGAAAACCGACCGGTCCAAATCGGGGTATGAGCCGAGAAGCTCATCTAGAGTGGCCTCTTGATCCCAGGTCTGTGCCTTTAAATCGCCCGCGTCGCGCGGGAAGAAGCAATAGTAAGACAGGAGCTTGCCTCCATTGCAAGGAGACAGAACAATCTTAAAGTGAGTGTCGTAACCTCCCCAATACTCCAGAGCGCTGTTCTGAGAGTAGTCGACTAAGCCAAGCTCCACGGCTTTGGCTGTGTCAACATTGGTATGGAGACATGTGCAAGTAGCCGGTTTGCGATCGGGCTTAATGCCGAAAACACTTCGGAGGGTGGATCCAATGCCATCGGCTCCAATGACTACATCGTGCTTTACCATTTTGCCGTTGGCAAAGGTAACTTCTCCAGTCTCCACATCTACATGAGTAGCCTAGGATAAAAGACGGTGATTAACGACATTCCTGTAGCCATGTTTGATGACTTACTCGGTGGTTTACAATGAGTTGGGCAGGGGTGCCCTCGCCTTCACCAAGGGCACTATCCATCAACATGCGATGCATATACTGTCGATGAAACATGTAGTAGACCTAGATACGGTTATGAGCATTACTATCTCCGATAGAGATTCAAAACCGCCGTATCACTTACATAGCCCCATCGTTCTTTATAGTCCTTGAGGTCGTAGACACTAATGGGCTCACCAGTCTTCCAATCACGACTGATCAATTTCTTGAGAATAACCGGATCACCAATTTCAATGTTGACCTTCCACTCTTCAAGCCAGCGAGTACCATTCGCAGCACATGAGATAGAAGCTCCCACTTCGCCGGCGAAATCAGCGCGCTCGTAAATGGTGACCTTGTGGCCATGGCGTCGAAGAGAGGTAGCAACTGCTTGACCTCCGATGCCCCCTCCGATAACAGCCACGTCAAGTGCACGCCACCCACTTTGAGTCGACATAGCTCGTTTGATGTGGTTGTCTGGAATGTTTGTAATTGAATAGTTAGACAGGACGGAGATGCAGGCGGTCAGGCTTCTCTGAGGTTTGTCTGGGAAAAGAACTTGTGGTAGTCATGATCTTTTGAAGCCTGAAATAACTTTCAGAGGCTTTAGTCTTCGACTACTGACATGCATTAAGCACCCGACATAGCCCCGATCTCTGGAACATAGAGCTACAAATCCCAACCGCACCGGCTTCTTTCCGGCCCAAAAGCCATCTCTTGACCTTAATCCTCCGTGATTCCGGAACTATCAGCGCGACTAGCCCCACCTTTCCGTTCCCGTTCCGATGAAAAATCATGCCTATCCTGTCTTAGTTCCGAAAGGACCACCAACTGAAACAGAATACGGAGTAAGCAATCAGACAAGTGTCATTACTATAGAGTGAGTTAGTCCGTTCCTTCCCCACGATTTATCACAGAAAGCCGCAGCTAGATTTGTGTGCGTATGGAGCAATCCTCTTTACATCCAAGAATTCATAATCAGGGTTTTCCCAGTACGACCCCGATGGGGCGTAACTATTTGCTAAACAGAGGAtagaaaaaaagaaaaaagaagaggacAGGATGCACACCTCAGATTGAAACGGAAGCATAAATTCAGAATTAGATCAAGGGTAGGACTCGAGACATTCAGGATTTACAACAGAACTTCAAAGTCCAGCAGGCAAACCACACAATAGCAGAGTAAACAATACAGTCTCCCTTCCTTATTCCACCAGGTCTTTCAATCCTGTTGCTTCACTTCCTTCCCCTCCACGACGGTGGCAGCTACAACTGGcatcttgaacttcttccTACCAACAAAGGCGAAGTGAATAGCTCCAATTATGATCCAGCCAGACATAACAGCTACCGAGTAGTTCATATTCTCGGGCGTTAGGGGCAAAGAACCCGGAAATAGACTGAAGATAATAGAAATCATCATCCAAATAATGGCATCCAAGTTCAGGAGGATGCCGTTCGGGAATGGGTTACTTAACTGACGATACCTTTAGACCATTTCCAGCAATGAATCATCAGTTCAATCGCAACCGAACTACAAACGAGGTTGGGTATTCCGCAAGCCTCATGAGAAGTTCATGAAGTAATTAGTTAATGTGACAGTTCAAGGTAAGTCACGATTATCTATTATGGTTTGGGGAGCAATCTGGAGAGGCGGTAAATCTGATATCACCGTCATGATCCGCGATTAGACtggacgaagaagaggatataCTTCTCTGGGTTATCAGGAGGCTTTAAGAGAAGGTTTACTTCCTAATTGGACCGGTTTTTGCCATTTTCAACAAGATAATGCTCGTATTCATACGTCAGAGTCTTCGGCGAACTGGTTGTTGGAACACGGCATTTCCTGGATTGACTGGCCTGCTCACAGTCCTGATTTGTACCCAATTGAGCACGTTTAGAAGCAGTTGAAGTTGAACATTCGCAA
This genomic interval from Fusarium oxysporum f. sp. lycopersici 4287 chromosome 3, whole genome shotgun sequence contains the following:
- a CDS encoding salicylate hydroxylase produces the protein MSTQSGWRALDVAVIGGGIGGQAVATSLRRHGHKVTIYERADFAGEVGASISCAANGTRWLEEWKVNIEIGDPVILKKLISRDWKTGEPISVYDLKDYKERWGYVYYMFHRQYMHRMLMDSALGEGEGTPAQLIVNHRATHVDVETGEVTFANGKMVKHDVVIGADGIGSTLRSVFGIKPDRKPATCTCLHTNVDTAKAVELGLVDYSQNSALEYWGGYDTHFKIVLSPCNGGKLLSYYCFFPRDAGDLKAQTWDQEATLDELLGSYPDLDRSVFKHLEIGYEIRPWRLWLHEPYDHWTKGISCIMGDAAHPMMPDQSQGACQAIEDAAAIGLVFSKEHFKGDIRESLRVFEEVRRPRATKVQAASARARENINERIGFSSNTDTKVYNVANEDGKLTIDEMNLYNMRNHVIEVFNKRRLKQEIKSGSPK